The following proteins are encoded in a genomic region of Streptomyces collinus Tu 365:
- the rpsB gene encoding 30S ribosomal protein S2, which produces MAVVTMRELLESGVHFGHQTRRWNPKMKRFIFTERNGIYIIDLLQSLSYIDRAYEFVKETVAHGGTVMFVGTKKQAQEAIAEQATRVGMPYVNQRWLGGMLTNFSTVYKRLQRLKELEQIDFEDVAASGLTKKELLVLSREKAKLEKTLGGIREMQKVPSAVWIVDTKKEHIAVGEARKLNIPVVAILDTNCDPDEVDYKIPGNDDAIRSVTLLTRVIADAVAEGLISRSRVATGDKGEKAAGEPLAEWERDLLEGEKKADEAAPAAEAAPAEAEKPAEAPAAEAPATEAPAAEAAPAAEGEQA; this is translated from the coding sequence ATGGCCGTCGTCACGATGCGGGAGCTGCTGGAGAGCGGCGTCCACTTCGGTCACCAGACCCGTCGCTGGAACCCGAAGATGAAGCGCTTCATCTTCACCGAGCGCAACGGCATCTACATCATCGACCTGCTCCAGTCGCTGTCGTACATCGACCGCGCCTACGAGTTCGTCAAGGAGACCGTCGCCCACGGCGGCACGGTCATGTTCGTCGGCACGAAGAAGCAGGCGCAGGAGGCCATCGCCGAGCAGGCCACCCGCGTCGGCATGCCCTACGTCAACCAGCGCTGGCTGGGCGGCATGCTCACCAACTTCTCCACCGTCTACAAGCGTCTGCAGCGCCTCAAGGAGCTCGAGCAGATCGACTTCGAGGACGTCGCCGCGTCGGGTCTGACCAAGAAGGAGCTTCTCGTGCTCTCGCGCGAGAAGGCCAAGCTGGAGAAGACCCTCGGTGGTATCCGCGAGATGCAGAAGGTGCCCAGCGCCGTCTGGATCGTGGACACCAAGAAGGAGCACATCGCGGTCGGTGAGGCCCGGAAGCTCAACATCCCGGTCGTCGCGATCCTCGACACCAACTGCGACCCCGACGAGGTCGACTACAAGATCCCGGGCAACGACGACGCGATCCGCTCCGTCACCCTGCTCACCCGCGTGATCGCCGACGCCGTCGCCGAGGGCCTCATCTCCCGCTCGCGCGTCGCCACCGGTGACAAGGGCGAGAAGGCCGCCGGCGAGCCGCTCGCCGAGTGGGAGCGCGACCTCCTCGAGGGCGAGAAGAAGGCCGACGAGGCTGCTCCGGCCGCCGAGGCCGCCCCCGCCGAGGCCGAGAAGCCGGCCGAGGCTCCCGCCGCCGAGGCCCCCGCCACCGAGGCCCCCGCCGCCGAGGCCGCCCCGGCCGCCGAGGGCGAGCAGGCCTGA